Sequence from the Fibrobacter sp. genome:
CTACTCCGCCTCGCGGGTCTCGAACCGCTGTTTAAGGAACAGGTGCGCCCCAGCAACGGTGCCGACAGTTGCAACGCCGAAGACTTTGTGAAGGTGGGCGAACGCTGCAACGTCGCCGGCTCCAAGAAGTTCCTGCGGCTCATCAACGAAAAGAATTACGACGAGGCGCTTGACATTGCACGCAAGCAGGTCGAAGACGGTGCCGACGTGATTGACGTGAACATGGACGATGGTCTGCTGGACGCCACCGCCGAAATGCAGACCTTCCTGAACCTGATTGCATCGGACCCGGCCGTGAGTCGCGTGCCCATCATGGTGGACTCTTCCCGATTCGAAGTCATCGAGGCGGGCCTCAAGTGCATCCAGGGCAAGAGTATCGTGAACTCCATCTCCCTCAAGATGGGCGAACAGGCGTTTATCGAGCACGCACTCACCATCAAGCGCCTGGGGGCCGCCGTCATCGTGATGCTCTTCGACGAAGAAGGTCAGGCCACCAACTACGAGCGTCGCGTGAATATTGCCGCCCGCGCCTACGACATTCTGGTGAAGCAACTGGATTTCGCGCCCTCCGACATCATCTTTGACCCGAACGTTTTGACAGTCGCAACCGGCATGGCCGAACACAACGCCTACGCCATCGACTTTATCCGCGCGGTCCGCTGGATTATGGACAACCTGCCCGGTGTGCGCATCTCGGGCGGTCTTTCGAACCTCTCGTTCGCCTTCCGCGGCAACAACTACCTGCGCGAAGCGATGCACACCACCTTCTTGCATTACGCGATTCCGAACGGCATGGGCATGGCCATCATGAACCCCAGCGCGATTATCGAATACAAGACGATTCCGCTGGAACTCCGCATGGCCATTACCGAAGTGCTGTTGAACACGGAACCAGATGCAAGCGAAGCGCTTATTGAAATTGCAAGCCGCATGACCGCAGCTGCCGCTGCCGCCAAGGAAGCGGGTACCAAGTACGACCCGAAGGCGATTTTCGCCATGAGCACAGGCGCGGGCAGTTCCGACGCGGGTAGCAACAGCGTCGCCGACTCCGCGCAGGCAAAAACCACGCCCGAAGAACGCCTGCAAGAAGCACTTCTCAAGGGAACTTCCACCACTCTTCAGCCCGACCTGATGGAACTCATCAACCGCGGCGATAGCCCGGTGGGAATCATCTCTGGCCCGCTCATGGACGGCATGAACGAAGTCGGTCGCCGCTTCGGTGAAGGCAAGATGTTCTTGCCGCAGGTGGTAAAGACAGCACGCACCATGAAGAAGGCGGTAGAAATCTTACAGCCCTACATCGAGGCGGGCAAGGACGCGAACGCTTCTAGCCGCGGCAAGATTGTGATTGCCACCGTCAAAGGCGACGTGCACGATATCGGCAAGAATATCGTCTCCGTGATTATGGCCTGTAACGGCTACGAGATGGTGGACCTGGGCGTGATGGTTCCCGAAGACGTCATCGTGAAGGCGGTCATCGAAAACAAGGCCGATATATTGAGCCTCTCCGGATTGATTACGCCCTCCCTCGAAGAAATGTGCACCGTGGCTAAAGCCATGCAAGATGCGGGCCAGCGCATCCCGATTATCGTCGGCGGCGCCACCACCTCGCCCACGCACACGGCCGTGAAAATCGCCCCGTGCTACGAAGGCCCTGTATTCCACGTGCGCGACGCCGCAAGCAACCCGGGCCTCGTGCAAAAGCTTTTGGATCCGGCCACTAGCGAACAGACCATTCAAGAAAACCGGGTCGAACAGCAGCGCATTCGCGACAAGCAAAACGGCATCCAGACCGAAGCCGCAAGCGCCATGGCTGCAGCAGAGAAGACTCCCCTCGAACGTCGCTACAGCTGCGACTGGAGCAAGTACCAGCCCGTGGAACCTCCGTTCATGGGCGAAAGCAAGCTCCCGCCGATTCCGCTGGAAAAAGTCATCCCGCTTATCAGCTGGGAATACTTCTTCTTCACCTGGAAAATCAAGCCGGACCAGGAAGAAGCAAAGAAACTCAAGGCCGATGCCGAAGCGCTCATCAAGAGTCTCACGAAGCCCGAGTATGCGCTGCGTGCCGTGCAGGCGTTCTACCCTGCAGCCGGTACGGAAAATTCCATCAAGTTCAACACGGGCCGTACCGGCACCGACTCCGACTTTGTCGAAGTCGCTACGGCACGCCAGCAGAACCCGGAAGGCACTTGCCTTGCCCTCTGCGACTACGTAGCCCCTGCCAATGCGAATACCGCAAGCGTCTTCGCCGCTCCCGCCGGTAAAGATGTTTTCCGCGACATTGTGGGCGCCTTCGCCGTCACCGTGAGCGACGCCTTCGTCAAACGCCTCGAAAAGCTCAAGGCCGAACAGGGCGGCAGCGACTACGACGTTCTTTTGATGCAGACCGTCGCCGACCGCCTCGCCGAAGCGGGCGCCGAATACCTGAGCCAGGAACTCGCCCGCACCAACAGCTGGAAGGGCATCCGCCCGGCCGTCGGCTACCCGGTACTCCCGAACATCAAGGAAATCTTCAACGTGGCGAAACTCATCGACTTCGGTAGCGTGGGCATCAGCCTCACCGAGAACGGCGCCATGTACCCGCAGGCCTCCGTAAGCGGCCTCTACATCAGCCACCCCGAAGTGGATTATTTTCACGTAAAGTCGTGAGACGGCTACGCCTCTCCAGGATGACATTCCCCGTGCCTCGCGCCCCGCGCCTCGAACCTCTTGTCCCCTGCGGCCCTACCACCTACAACCTATCCCCTAAATCCTAGATCCTAGCCCCTATCCCCTAAATCCTATCCCCTCATCCCTAGCCACTATACTATCTTTCCCACCATGCGTTACAGTGATATTTCTTGTTTCCAGAGCGGTGTAGCCGTTCCCCTGTTCAGCCTCCGTAGCAAAAACAGCATCGGTATCGGCGAATACCTCGACCTGATTCCCTTTGCCCAGTGGTCCAAGCTTTGTGATTTCAACGTCATCCAGCTTCTGCCGGTGAACGATACCGGTGCCGAGGCCAGCCCTTACAGCGCCCGCAGCGCCTTTGCCCTGAACCCGGTGTTCATCAACATCCAGGCGGTGCAGGGTTCCTCCGAATTCGAAGACGACATCGAAGAGGCCAAGGAAAAGTTCGACGAGCAGGAACGCATCGACTACTACAAGATTTCCACTTGGAAACGCTCCATCCTGAGAAAAATTTTTGACAACCGTTACGACCAGCTCCGCAAGGACAAGGTCTTGCAGGAGTGGCTGGACAAGAACCCCTGGGCCAAGGCCTACTGCGCCTACAGCACCTTGAAGGCCGAAAACGGCGAGAAGAGCTGGAAGGACTGGAAAAATTTCAAGAACCCCACGGACGCAGACATTGAAAAAATCTGGACCAAGTACAAGAAAGACGTTTGGTTCCAGGCCTGGATGCAGTTCGTTGCCGAGACGCAGTTCTGTGCCGCCGTGTCGGAAGTTTCCAAGTTGGGCATCAACATCAAGGGTGACATTCCTATCCTCATCAACGAGGACAGCGCCGACGTGTGGGCGAGCCGCAAGTATTTCTCCCTGGAAGACCGTGCCGGCGCACCTCCCGACATGTTCAGCTACAGCGGCCAGAACTGGGGATTCCCCACCTACCGCTGGGATGTCATTGAACAGGACGGCTTTGCCTGGTGGAAAGCCCGTCTCGCCCAGGCAAGCAAGTTCTACCACGCCTACCGTATCGACCATGTGCTGGGATTTTTCCGTATCTGGAGCATCCCCCAGACCGAGACCACGGGCATCCTCGGGCACTTCAATCCTAGCATCCCGCTGACCCTGGAACGCCTGCAGGCCGCAGGCTTCAAGCAGGAATCCCTGGAATACCTGCGCAAGCCCAACTATTCCGTGGATCAGCTGCGGCAGTTCCTGGAAGGCGATACGGAACGCCTGCTGCCCGTCTGCTTCAAGACGCTCTACGGCACTACAGACCGCTACATTTTGAAAGACGAATTCCTCTCGGAAAAGGCCATTCTCGGTCTTTCCGAACCCCAAGAAATTAAGGACAAGCTGCTGAAGGTTTACTGGAACCGCGTGTTTGTCCCTACCGGCGACGAACACACCTTCTACCCTTACTGGTACTGGTACAATGCCCCGGTGCTCTTCACCCTGCCGGAATATGAACAGCAGAAACTTCACGAGATTATCGGCGAAAACGAGGCCGCCCAGAATGGGCTCTGGGAGGCGAACGCCACCAAGCTTCTGTCGGTCCTTGCCAAGGAAACGGACATGCTGGTCTGCGCCGAAGACCTGGGCTCCGTGCCCCGCTGCGTTCCTGCGGTTCTCAAGAAACTGAATATCCTTTCGCTCCGTATCGAACGCTGGGCCCGCAACTGGGACGCTCCCTATTCTCCCTACTACGCTATGGAAGAATACCCCCGCCTCTCGGTGTGCACCACCAGCTGCCACGACACCTCCAGCCTTCGCGGGCTCTGGAAGGAGCCTGACTTTGATAGGGCCTTCTACTGGTCTCACGCGGGACTTCCGGGCAACGCTCCGGAAGAACTGACCCCCACCGTGGTGCGGAATATTCTGGCCCACGTGTTCTCCGCCAACAGCCTGCTCTGCATCTTGCCGGTGCAGGACTATTTCGCCTTGTCGCCCGCCCTTTCGGAATGCGCTCCCGAAGAGGAACGGGTGAACATCCCGGGCACCGTCGGCGGCAAGAACTGGACCTACCGCCTGCCCTGTTCCGTAGAGGACCTCGCGAAAAACAACTTCCTCTGTTCCGAAATCCGCAAGCTGGTGGACGCCCGCAAACGCAGACCCATGTGGAAAATTTAATTCAATGTGGAATGTGGGATGTGGAATGTGTAATTAGACGTTTCACATTGCGGCGCAGCCGCTCGCATCACACACTTCACACTACACATTGCCTATGTTCGCTCCCGCTTGGACAAAAGACGCCGTATTCTATCAGATATTCCCTGATAGGTTCTGCCGGAGTCCCCGCTACCATGCGGTAGGCAGGTTCGTGCCTTGGGGCTCCAGGCCCACCCGCGAAAACATGTTCGGCGGGAATCTCGCGGGCATCGAGGACCATCTGGACTACATCGCGGGCCTCGGCGTAAACGCCATCTATCTCTGTCCCATCTTCAAGAGCAATTCCAACCACCGCTACCATACCGTCGATTACTTCGAAATCGACCCGGTGCTGGGCACGCTCAAGGATTTCGACCGCCTTGTCAAAAAAGCCCACAGGCTTGGGCTGCGTATCATTCTCGACGGTGTGTTCAACCACTGTTCCCGCGGGTTCTTCCAGTTCAACAGCCTGCTGGAACTGGGCGAAAATTCCCCCTACGTGGACTGGTTTCATGTAAAGGGCTGGCCTCTCAACGCCTATTCGGGCAAACCCAATTACGAATGCTGGTGGAACTACCCGGCGCTTCCCAAGTTCAACACCGGCTGCCCCGATGTTCGGGAATACCTTTTCTCCGTGGCCGAATACTGGACCCATCGCGGCATCGACGGCTGGCGTCTCGACGTTCCCAACGAAATCGACGACGACTCCTTCTGGCAGGAATTCCGCCGCCGCGTCAAGGCCATCAATCCCGAGGCTTACATCGTAGGCGAAATCTGGGACGAGCCCTCCCGCTGGTTGCAAGGCGACCAGTTCGACGGCGTCATGAACTACATCTTCCGCAAGGCGGTCATGAAGTTCCTCTTCGACGAGAACCCCATTTCCGTCCAGGAATTCTGCGACCGGGTCCGCGCCGCCTTCCCCGAGGGCCGTGGCGACATCCCCATGAACCTTTTGGGTAGCCACGACACCACCCGCCTCCTGTCCCAGCCCTGCGCAAGCCTCGAACGCATCAAGCTGGCATACGCCCTCCTGTTCTTTATGCCCGGCGCGTCCTGCATCTACTACGGCGAGGAACTCTCCATGAAGGGCGGCAAGGACCCCGACTGCCGCCGAAGCGTCCCCTGGGACGAACTGGAAAACCGCAAGTCCCAACCGCTATACGAATTTATCTGTAATCTGGTGAAAATGCGCCGCGAAAACCAGGTCCTCCGCGACGGCAGCCTCTCCATCGCAAACATCGCCGACGGCTTCACCGTCACCCGCACCCTGGGCAAAAAGACCATGACCCTCTCCGTCACAACCTCTGGCGCCCAACCTTCTTTTGAAATTAAATAAAGGGGGAAGCCTCCCCCTCGCTTCTGCGACTTATCGTCCCCGCAAACAATCTCGTCATCCTCGCGAAGGCGAGGATCCACAAACTTCTTAGCGGGGATCTCCTAATCGCATCCGCTACCCCCTCTCCTAGGGGCTCTGCCCCTAAGACCCCGTTCCTCTTGTCATGCCCGCGCCTTTTTTCGTCATCCTCGCGTAGGCGAGGATCCGCTATCATCTTGGCAGGCAATCTCCTTTAACAAATCTTTCCCTCGATGTGAATATCTCTCGTTCACAGGGACTCACTTTGTTCGACTGTTCACTCGAGAAACTCACATCTCGGTCGAAAAACAAGCGGTGGGTTCGGGAAATAAATGCTTTTGTGGGCGAAATCTGCTTTAGCAGGTTTGGCTAGTTGCTACAGGAGGAAACTCTTGTGACTGTTAGTCCCTGCGAGTTTCCGCCGAGAGTCCTGATCACTTGCGTATTATCGGAAATTTCCAGGAGTTATAACAGTTTTTTTCTGTTCTGGTTTTATCCCTGCTCATAAAGAGCCACTATAAGACTATTTCTTTTTACGAAAGAAATTTGCCCAGTAAGGATTTTCTTTATCAAAGAGTTCCTTTTCTTCTTGCGTGAAATTCTTCGGATAATCTCCGAATAGAAACAAAATTTTTTTCTTATCAAAGGAAACCGCATATAATCCATGATAATCGACATAATCGACCCACCAGATTTTATCATCTTCGTTGTTCTTGTAGAATTCGATTCTTTTTGTCTCTTTGTCAACCATGATCATGATTGTTTTATCCCTGCTCATAAAGAGCCCCTATAAGACTTGAAGAGCTTCGCCCTGAACACGTGTTCTATAATGTTTTTCCATACGCCTTTTCGGTATTAGAATCACTTCACCCTTTTTCCTTAAAATGCCAAACTTCGCCGGTGCTTTTGTCAACCACCCTGGCAGAATCGAGCGTTACCGTGTATGAATATTTTTCCGATTCGAAATAGAACGGTCCGATTCTCGCATAAATTCCTTCCGGGAGATTCTTGATGCCAAAGACATCTTTTTCCTCGTTGCCAATGAAGAACATTGCCAGCCCCGACGAACAACCCGTACTAATTTCAATAGCCCCTGCATAATATGCCGTTGTATATTCTTCACAGGCAATCAGCGAATCAGGAGCAAGGCATCTCTTAGTGTACCTAAACGGAACGTGCCCAACGGAGTTGCATTCTTCCGCTGCGCTGCTGGACTCAACGTTTTCCGCAGAGCTGCTGGATTCAATATCCGTCGAAGATTCGCTAGATTTTATTGAATCTATAGAACAGCTTGATTCGTCAACAGTCCCGGAAGAACTGGATTTTTCCGACAGCGGGACTGGTGTACTTTCTGCTGAAACGGAACTCGAATCGTCTCCGCATGCGGCAAAGGTTAAGAGGATTGCAGCAAAAGTTGCGTGTGCAATTGTTCTTATTTTCATCATGTTTTACCCCAGCTCATAAAGAGCCCCTATAAGACTTTAGGCGCCTCTCGCCTTCTTCAACAGAAACAAATTCGCTGTTTCGACATCTATATCCCGATAAAGCGGAGTCGGCCTTTATATGGTCTAAAGGGCAATTCTCCCGAATTTGACATTGTTCTTCATAAGTTATACTGCAGGGATCCTTGAAGCAGACGCCGTATTCGTTTATGTTACGGAGCCTCCGTGCTTTTATCGTGTCTAAAATATCTTGTTCGCATTCGCTATAGTCTTTCCCTGTCATGGCATCGTAATTAATCTCTGGAACACAATCCAAAGCTGGATCGTAGCAGTTTTCATGACAGGGGTCATCTGTCCCGTAAGCACAAGAAAAAGCCTGCAAAGCAAACGAAGACGCCACAATGCTCGATATTCTAAAGCGGTGGCTCCAAAAAATGGATCCAACCCATAAGAATATTTTGCGAAGAAAATTTCTCATGTTTTACCTCAGCTCATAAAGAGCCCCTATAAGAACTACTTTCTGAATATACCTTATTTTATGCGGGTTCGCAAGCGGTTTGACGCTGAAAAGATTAGAATAAATAGATGGGTTTCTGGGATTTTGTTGATTTCCATCAGAGAAAATGTCAACGGCATAACGATTCTTTCCGAACAAGAAAAGTTGAAAAGCGCAAGCTGACGATGTGGGGGGGGAGGGGGACGTGCCCCCTCGGCAAAGCCTTGCCCCACCATGTCATGCCCGCCTTGTGCGGGCTCCTCCGACCTTGACCAGCGTCATCCTGGAGCGCAGCGACGGGATGCATACTTTTCTTACCAACATTTTTCAGGGGCAAGTCTTTGCCTACCCCCTCTGCGGGGACACACCACCTAAAGGTGGCCATGCCCACATAAGCGCTGAAGCGCTAAGTGGTCAAAGGCCGCAACGCCCCGCACCCTCTTGTCATGCCCCGCTTGACGGGGCATCTCCATTAACAAATCTCTCCCTCGATGTGAGCCATCCCTCGCTCGTCATAATGACTGCTCGGCTCAATCTTGTAGCTGAATCTACGAAATCGCCTCGCTCTCGCCGACACAACTCGTTGATACGAGTTGCTTTCGGCTCACAGATTCACTTTGTTCGACTGTTCACTCGAGAAACTCACATCTCGTTCAAAAAACAAAAAAATGTGGCTCTGGATTCCAAGTGCTTTGAGGTGTAGACCCGCCTTTACTGGTATGAACCGTTACTGCAGGAGGAAACTCTTGTGACTGTTAGTCCCTGCGAGTTTCCGCCGAGAGTTCTGTTTCCAGTGCCATACCCCCCCAATTTGTTGCCTAAATTTTACAATGGGGGGGGGTATGGATTTTATCGGGTCTTTATCTATCTTTAACAAGATAAACTATAGACGGGGATGTTCTTATGAAGAAGTCTTTCCAGCGTGTCATTGCGACCCTGAACTTGTTTCAGGGGAAGCAATCTCTAACCATCTGTTTATTGGCGGCATTCTTCGCCCTTTCCGCCTGTGACGACTCTTCGTCGGCGGGTGACGATGACAATAACGTCATTCTGAGCGGCGATAGCCGCGAAGAATCCAGTGATTCTCGTTCCAACGATAAGGACGAAGCAATCTCCAGCAGCGGCAAGGTCACTGATAAGGATAGCGACTCCATGTCCAGCGACAGCAAGTCCAACGATCCCGCCGAAGTGACCGACGACTCCAGCGACAGCAAGGGCAATCCTTCTTCGGCAGGAACATCGACCAAATCCAGCAACTCGAATTCATCTGGAACGACTACGAAGTCAAGCAGCAGTTCTGCGGGCAAGGTGAATGGCTTGGCGACGCCGTGCAAGACTGAAACCGAAGACAACTGCGAGTATGGCGAGTTGGTGGATGAACGCGATGGCCAGACATACAAGACGGTGAAAATCGGCACCCAGACTTGGATGGCAGAAAACCTGAACTATGACCCTGGACAGGGTGGTTCAGGTTCGTCGGCATACGATTGGTCATGGTGCTATGACGACGACCCTTCCAATTGCGCCAAATACGGGCGGCTTTACACCTGGGCCGCCGCGATGGACTCCGCTACGACCTATTGTGGTTTCGGCAAGTCCTGCACGGCGACGCATCCCGTCCAGGGCATCTGCCCGAGCGGCTGGCATTTGCCCGATACGACCGATTGGCACGATCTCATCGTAGCTGCCGGCGGACAGTATTCCGCGGGAGCAAAGTTGAAATCGACCTCTGGGTGGGAGAACGATGAGTGGGGGAACGATGGCAACGGCACGGATGCGTTCGGCTTCTCGGCGCTCCCGTCCGGCTACAGGAGCCGCGACGGGGGGGACTACTACACCGCCGGCGGCTATGCGTACATCTGGTCCTCTTTTGAGTACATCACGGGCCTCGTCGCGTACGAAATGCGCCTGCGCTGCACCAACGCGTACGCAACCGTGGATCGCGGCAACGAGGACTACGGCTACGCGGTCCGCTGTCTCAAGGACTCGGACTAAATCCCCAAAGGTTTCTCTATGAAAAACACATTCGCGAAAAAGTTTACGGTCTGCGCCCTTGCGTGGGTGTTCGGGTTTGCCCTTTCGGCTTGCGATAATTCGTCGTCGGCGGGTGGCGATGACAATAACGTCATTCTGAGCGGCGATAGCCGCGAAGAATCCAGTGATTCTCGTTCCAACGATAAGGACGAAGCAATCTCCAGCAGCGGCAAGGTCACTGATAAGGATAGCGAGCCTGCCGAAGTGTCCAGTTCATCGGTGGAGTCTTCTGATTCCAAGAGTTCAAGTTCCGTAAAGTCGGGTGATTCTTCGAGTTCGACTGAAGCGTCGAAAAGTTACGCCGAAGCGAAGGTCATGCCGTCGGGAACTTACGCGTGTTCCAAATACAAATGCTTCACGACAGAATACCTGAATCAGGACTTTCTGGAAGCGGGGAAGTATGGCGAAATTCTCGACGAGCGAGATGGTCAGGTCTATAAGACTATTGAGATTTGCGACGAGGAAAATGAAAATTGTCAGATATGGATGGCTCAGAATTTGAACTACGCATACACTAACGTTCCCTATAACTATGGTGACTACACCTCCGATTCCACCAGTTGGTGCTATGACAACGCCCCTGCCAATTGTTTCAAGTACGGACGACTTTACACCTGGGCTGTGGCCATTGATTCGGTGAAGTTGGCGAGCGATGCAGACAATCCGCAGGACTGCGGCTTCCGCAAAGATTGCGACCTCATTTCGGTAGGTTCGGCAACCTTAATTCAGGGTTTTTGTCCCAACGGCTGGCATCTGCCGAACGGAGATGAATGGAATGCCTTATTCACGGCGGTTGGCGGAAGAAACATAGCAGGTACAAAGTTGAAATCTACAAATGGTTGGCAAGAAAATGGCAACGGCGATGACGCTTTCGGTTTTTCTGCGCTCCCTGCTGGTAGAAGGGCCTACAGTGGCGACTTCTTCAATGACGCCACTAGGACGTACCTATGGAGTTCTATTGAAGGCGAAAGCCTCGGCGCGTACAGCGTGAATTTGGACTATCACAGCGGCCTTGCGGACTTGGGGAGTTTCTACAAGAACCACGGGTACTCCGTCCGTTGCCTCAAGGACTCTGAATAAATTCCAAAAGGTTTTGCTATGAAAAATACATTCGCGAAAATGTTTACGGTCTGTGCCCTTGCGGGGGTGCTTGGTGCTGCGTTTATCGGTTGCGGGGAAGACTCGTCTTCTACCAGGGCGTCAGGCTCCTATGCCGGTCGAACAGTCACCATTGGCAATCAGGTTTGGATGGCGGAGAACTTGAACATCGATACAGAAGATTCCTGGTGCTATGACAATAATCCTGAAATGTGCGCCAAATATGGACGTCTTTATACCTGGGAAGCTGCGATGAAGGCTTGTCCGTCAGGGTGGCGTTTGCCAAGCCATGAAGATTGGATGACGTTGTTTGATACGATTGACGAAACTGGCTTTGGGCCAGGTTTCGGAATGGACGTCGGCGGTATAAAGTTGAAGTCCGTTGATGGCTGGGAAGACGATCCGAAAGTGACAAAGAGCGAGGATGTATACGGCTTTTCTGCGTTTCCTGCAGGCGAAGGCGAGAAGGATGGTGAAAAGTTCCACGGGATGGGAAGGTACACCAAATTTTGGTCAACTGAAGAAAAAAGCTTCAGCGAGGATGCTTATGCTATGGTACTCAGTTACAATCATGATGAAGCGAGGTATTTGGACTACAAGAAAACGGATGCCTACTCCGTCCGCTGCGTGAAGGACTCGGACTAAATCTCAAAAGGTTTCCCTATGAAAAACACATTCGCGAAAAAGTTCACGGTCTGCGCCCTTGCGGGGGTGCTCGGTTTCGCCCTTTCCGCCTGCGGAAGCGATTCCTCTAGTTCTCCCTACGAAACATCTGCCAAGGATGCCAACGAACCCTTTTCTGGAGATGTTTCGGGAATTGCGCAGGTGGGGCCCTTTGTGGAAGGCAGCAACATTGTCATTCAAGGGCTAGATTCAACCTTCATTATGGTCTTTGAGGAATTCACCGGTGAGGTTGCCGACAATGATGGGGCATATTCCATAAAGGAAGTCTCCTCGGAAACCAACTATGGTTATGCAAAGGTAACTGGTAAATTTTACAATATCGTTACAGGCTCCATTTCTTCATCGGAATCATCGCTAAAGGGCGTCATAAACCTAAAGCAAAAAAACAGTGCGAATATCAATGTTGCAACATCCTTGGTTTATAGCCGTATCGAAGAGTTAGTGGATTATGGAGCGTCTATCTATGATGCCAAAAAGCAGGCCGAACAGGAACTTTTCAAGACCTTTGGCTTTGAAGGAAACTTTGACGAATTGAACAAACTGAACGTTTACTCCGATACCGATGGGGGAGCGGCACTGCTGGCTATGACGATCCTTATGCTGAATGAATCGGAAACTGGTTTTGATTATCGCCTACAGATGTTCGCTCTTGACTTTAAAAAGGACGGAGAATGGAACGATTTGGATAATCGTACGGATGCGGCAGACTTTGCAGTGGACCAGGATTTCGTACATGTGCGAAAGAATATCCAGGAAAGTGGTGGCGTTGAAAAAATCCCAGACTTTGATTCCTACATAAACTCCTTTGTTGCCGCAGAGTACAAACTGGGCGAGTGTTCTGACAACTTCGATAAGAAGATTGTTGCTGCCCGAAATACTTACAGTAAAAATGATGGGGTCTACTTTATTTGCGATAATGGAATGTGGCGAAAGGCGACAGCCTTGGAGCAGAACACCCATGGCCTCAAGTGCGACGCTGACGGAAGTGTTTTAGCGGGTGCTGTCGATACGAGTTCTTTTTATGTATGCGAATCCGGTGCGTTTAGAGAAGCGTCCGCATCTGAAACAGATGTTAAGAAAGGGTGCGGCGATTATAACGAGGGAGCGTCCGCAACAAAATCTGTTAGCAAGTTTTGGGTACGGTCTTTCACATGTAAAGATAAAGAGTGGATGGCCGACGGGGTAAAGCAAAATATGGAGTCCTACGAAATTTTGACCGATTCAAGGGATGGAAAAGAATATCCGATTGTAACCATTGGCGAACAGACTTGGATGGCTAAAAATTTGGAATATAACTGTGGTGCGAATCGTTACGGTTGTTACTATTCCTGGATCAAAGCTGTTGTTGACTCTACGAACTTAAGCGAACCTGTCCGGGGAATATGTCCTGAGGGATGGCATATCCCAAGCCTTGCTGAATTCGAAAAACTATTTGAAACGACCGGTGTGGATGCATCGCATTCAAGCATGTTGTTTGCACCGCCAGCATGGGATACGGAAGGATCGTTTGTCATGGGTTATTTTCAATCGAGCGGCAAGACGGATATCGAAGTAATGCAGGTCAATGGCTTTAAGGATGAATATGGATTTGCTCTTTTGCCGGGTGGAACCAGTTCTTTCACTACTGGGGTTAATAGTGGAGCCGAGGCTGTTCTTCTGACATCTTCAAGGGATGATGCAGGAATCAGTATAAATATGAGATTCGACTTGGCTTTGAAAAAAGGCACTTCTACAATGGATTCATATTCTAATGCGGTTGCTATGCAACAGAGTTCGTATAATCTCCGCTGCTTGAAAGATTGACTAAGGGGTAAAATTTTGTAATGGGTGTTTTTATGAAAAAATTTATTTTACTGTTGGCATTCTTCGCCCTTTCCG
This genomic interval carries:
- a CDS encoding glycoside hydrolase family 13 protein, with the translated sequence MFAPAWTKDAVFYQIFPDRFCRSPRYHAVGRFVPWGSRPTRENMFGGNLAGIEDHLDYIAGLGVNAIYLCPIFKSNSNHRYHTVDYFEIDPVLGTLKDFDRLVKKAHRLGLRIILDGVFNHCSRGFFQFNSLLELGENSPYVDWFHVKGWPLNAYSGKPNYECWWNYPALPKFNTGCPDVREYLFSVAEYWTHRGIDGWRLDVPNEIDDDSFWQEFRRRVKAINPEAYIVGEIWDEPSRWLQGDQFDGVMNYIFRKAVMKFLFDENPISVQEFCDRVRAAFPEGRGDIPMNLLGSHDTTRLLSQPCASLERIKLAYALLFFMPGASCIYYGEELSMKGGKDPDCRRSVPWDELENRKSQPLYEFICNLVKMRRENQVLRDGSLSIANIADGFTVTRTLGKKTMTLSVTTSGAQPSFEIK
- a CDS encoding fibrobacter succinogenes major paralogous domain-containing protein; translation: MSSDSKSNDPAEVTDDSSDSKGNPSSAGTSTKSSNSNSSGTTTKSSSSSAGKVNGLATPCKTETEDNCEYGELVDERDGQTYKTVKIGTQTWMAENLNYDPGQGGSGSSAYDWSWCYDDDPSNCAKYGRLYTWAAAMDSATTYCGFGKSCTATHPVQGICPSGWHLPDTTDWHDLIVAAGGQYSAGAKLKSTSGWENDEWGNDGNGTDAFGFSALPSGYRSRDGGDYYTAGGYAYIWSSFEYITGLVAYEMRLRCTNAYATVDRGNEDYGYAVRCLKDSD
- a CDS encoding fibrobacter succinogenes major paralogous domain-containing protein, producing the protein MKNTFAKKFTVCALAWVFGFALSACDNSSSAGGDDNNVILSGDSREESSDSRSNDKDEAISSSGKVTDKDSEPAEVSSSSVESSDSKSSSSVKSGDSSSSTEASKSYAEAKVMPSGTYACSKYKCFTTEYLNQDFLEAGKYGEILDERDGQVYKTIEICDEENENCQIWMAQNLNYAYTNVPYNYGDYTSDSTSWCYDNAPANCFKYGRLYTWAVAIDSVKLASDADNPQDCGFRKDCDLISVGSATLIQGFCPNGWHLPNGDEWNALFTAVGGRNIAGTKLKSTNGWQENGNGDDAFGFSALPAGRRAYSGDFFNDATRTYLWSSIEGESLGAYSVNLDYHSGLADLGSFYKNHGYSVRCLKDSE
- a CDS encoding fibrobacter succinogenes major paralogous domain-containing protein → MKNTFAKMFTVCALAGVLGAAFIGCGEDSSSTRASGSYAGRTVTIGNQVWMAENLNIDTEDSWCYDNNPEMCAKYGRLYTWEAAMKACPSGWRLPSHEDWMTLFDTIDETGFGPGFGMDVGGIKLKSVDGWEDDPKVTKSEDVYGFSAFPAGEGEKDGEKFHGMGRYTKFWSTEEKSFSEDAYAMVLSYNHDEARYLDYKKTDAYSVRCVKDSD